In Janibacter sp. CX7, a single genomic region encodes these proteins:
- the groL gene encoding chaperonin GroEL (60 kDa chaperone family; promotes refolding of misfolded polypeptides especially under stressful conditions; forms two stacked rings of heptamers to form a barrel-shaped 14mer; ends can be capped by GroES; misfolded proteins enter the barrel where they are refolded when GroES binds), producing MAKLIAFDEEARRGLERGMNTLADAVKVTLGPKGRNVVLEKKWGAPTITNDGVSIAKEIELDDPYEKIGAELVKEVAKKTDDVAGDGTTTATVLAQALVREGLRNVAAGANPMALKRGIEAAVAAVSSELLAMAKEIETKEQIAATASISAADQEIGAKIAEAMDKVGKEGVITVEESNTFGLELELTEGMRFDKGYISGYFVTDTERMETVLEDPYVLIANSKIGSIKDLLPVLEKVMQAGKPLLIIAEDLEGEALSTLVVNKLKGTFKSVAVKAPGFGDRRKAMLADIAILTGGQVISEEVGLSLETAELDLLGRARKVVVTKDETTIVEGAGDQDQIAGRVNQIKAEIENSDSDYDREKLQERLAKLAGGVAVIRAGAATEVELKERKHRIEDAVRNAKAAVEEGIVAGGGVALLQATKAAFDKLSLEGDEATGANIVRVAAGAPLKQIAANAGLNGGVVTEKVENLPAGEGLNAATGEYVDMIAQGIIDPAKVTRSALQNAASIAALFLTTEAVVADKPEKAAPAMPGGDDMGGMGGMGF from the coding sequence ATGGCAAAGCTCATTGCTTTTGACGAGGAGGCCCGTCGCGGCCTCGAGCGGGGCATGAACACCCTCGCCGACGCCGTCAAGGTCACCCTCGGCCCCAAGGGCCGCAATGTCGTCCTGGAGAAGAAGTGGGGCGCCCCCACGATCACCAACGACGGCGTGTCCATCGCCAAGGAGATCGAGCTCGACGACCCCTACGAGAAGATCGGGGCCGAGCTCGTCAAGGAGGTCGCCAAGAAGACCGACGACGTCGCCGGTGACGGCACGACGACGGCGACCGTCCTCGCCCAGGCACTCGTGCGCGAGGGCCTGCGCAATGTCGCGGCCGGCGCCAACCCGATGGCCCTCAAGCGCGGTATTGAGGCCGCCGTCGCTGCAGTTTCCAGCGAGCTGCTCGCGATGGCCAAGGAGATCGAGACCAAGGAGCAGATCGCTGCCACGGCCTCCATCTCCGCCGCTGACCAGGAGATCGGCGCCAAGATCGCCGAGGCCATGGACAAGGTCGGCAAGGAAGGCGTCATCACCGTCGAGGAGAGCAACACCTTCGGGCTCGAGCTCGAGCTCACCGAGGGCATGCGCTTCGACAAGGGCTACATCTCCGGCTACTTCGTCACCGACACCGAGCGCATGGAGACCGTGCTCGAGGACCCCTACGTCCTCATCGCCAACTCCAAGATCGGCTCGATCAAGGACCTGCTGCCCGTCCTCGAGAAGGTCATGCAGGCCGGCAAGCCGCTGCTGATCATCGCCGAGGACCTCGAGGGCGAGGCCCTGTCGACGCTCGTCGTCAACAAGCTCAAGGGCACCTTCAAGTCCGTCGCCGTCAAGGCTCCGGGCTTCGGTGACCGCCGCAAGGCCATGCTCGCCGACATCGCCATCCTCACCGGTGGCCAGGTCATCTCCGAGGAGGTCGGCCTCTCCCTCGAGACCGCCGAGCTCGACCTGCTCGGCCGCGCTCGCAAGGTCGTCGTCACCAAGGACGAGACGACCATCGTCGAGGGCGCGGGCGACCAGGACCAGATCGCCGGCCGGGTCAACCAGATCAAGGCCGAGATCGAGAACTCCGACTCGGACTACGACCGCGAGAAGCTCCAGGAGCGCCTCGCCAAGCTCGCCGGCGGCGTCGCCGTCATCCGCGCGGGTGCGGCCACCGAGGTCGAGCTCAAGGAGCGCAAGCACCGCATCGAGGACGCCGTGCGCAACGCCAAGGCTGCCGTCGAGGAGGGCATCGTCGCCGGTGGTGGCGTCGCGCTCCTGCAGGCGACCAAGGCCGCCTTCGACAAGCTCTCGCTCGAGGGCGACGAGGCGACCGGCGCCAACATCGTGCGCGTCGCCGCGGGTGCGCCGCTCAAGCAGATCGCGGCCAACGCCGGCCTCAACGGCGGCGTCGTCACCGAGAAGGTCGAGAACCTGCCCGCGGGCGAGGGCCTCAACGCCGCGACCGGTGAGTACGTCGACATGATCGCCCAGGGCATCATCGACCCGGCCAAGGTCACGCGCAGCGCGCTGCAGAACGCCGCCTCCATCGCGGCGCTCTTCCTCACCACCGAGGCCGTCGTCGCCGACAAGCCGGAGAAGGCCGCCCCGGCCATGCCCGGTGGCGACGACATGGGTGGCATGGGCGGCATGGGCTTCTGA
- a CDS encoding alkaline phosphatase D family protein: protein MTSTSPLVLGPLLRFVGEHDASVWVETAAPARVTVAADGRAWHAASFVVEGHHYALVLLDGLEPGRTYDYTVSVDDEQVWPLAGSDLPPSSIATLDHARPTLLAFGSCRTSVPHDAEHHASHGVDALRTFALSLAKGESHRPDVLALLGDQVYADETSPEMHDFIASRRDIEEPPGEEIKDYAEYSHLYQLAWSDPAIRWVLSVVPSAMIFDDHDIRDDWNTSWSWHQEINRTPWWHERLVAGLTSYWVHQHIGNLAPEELAQDEIWARLDGAGPGEVDLTVPLRALAERVDRQPETYRWSYTRALGGSRLIMLDSRAARVLEPERRSMLDDDELAWLDEQMTGDLDHLFVGTSLPFLLPPGLHDAEAISESFAGPDRSQPVHRATEALRQVVDLEHWGAFQSGFTEVFDLVMSVARGERGTAPGTITFLSGDVHHSYVAEVSDPASHGARSRIVQAVCSPIRNPMPRSLRVLMSQMAKGLVRPMRWLAARTDGVPELRYPWELTEGPWFDNNLAMAQVQDGRLTMRWVTGDVVDGDDAHPRLRVVSTVEI, encoded by the coding sequence ATGACCAGCACCAGCCCCCTCGTCCTCGGTCCCCTCCTGCGCTTCGTCGGTGAGCACGACGCCTCCGTCTGGGTGGAGACCGCCGCTCCCGCGCGGGTGACCGTCGCGGCCGACGGCCGCGCGTGGCACGCCGCGAGCTTCGTCGTCGAGGGCCACCACTACGCCCTCGTCCTGCTCGACGGCCTCGAGCCCGGCCGCACCTATGACTACACGGTGAGCGTCGACGACGAGCAGGTGTGGCCGCTGGCCGGCTCCGACCTGCCGCCATCGAGCATCGCGACGCTCGATCACGCGCGTCCGACGCTGCTCGCCTTCGGCTCCTGCCGCACGAGCGTCCCGCACGACGCGGAGCACCACGCGAGCCACGGGGTCGACGCGCTGCGCACCTTCGCCCTGTCCCTGGCGAAGGGGGAGTCCCACCGACCCGACGTCCTCGCCCTCCTCGGCGACCAGGTCTACGCCGACGAGACGAGCCCGGAGATGCACGACTTCATCGCCTCGCGGCGCGACATCGAGGAGCCGCCCGGCGAGGAGATCAAGGACTACGCGGAGTACTCGCACCTCTACCAGCTGGCGTGGAGCGACCCGGCGATCCGGTGGGTCCTCTCGGTCGTGCCGAGCGCGATGATCTTCGACGACCACGACATCCGCGACGACTGGAACACCTCGTGGTCGTGGCACCAGGAGATCAACCGGACCCCGTGGTGGCACGAGCGCCTCGTCGCCGGCCTGACGAGCTACTGGGTGCACCAGCACATCGGCAACCTCGCGCCGGAGGAGCTGGCGCAGGACGAGATCTGGGCCCGGCTCGATGGTGCCGGACCGGGCGAGGTCGACCTGACCGTCCCCCTTCGTGCCCTAGCGGAGCGGGTCGACCGGCAGCCGGAGACCTACCGCTGGAGCTACACCCGGGCCCTCGGCGGCTCGCGGCTGATCATGCTCGACTCCCGCGCCGCGCGGGTCCTCGAGCCGGAGCGTCGCTCGATGCTCGACGACGACGAGCTCGCGTGGCTCGACGAGCAGATGACCGGCGACCTCGACCACCTCTTCGTCGGCACCTCGCTGCCCTTCCTCCTGCCGCCCGGTCTCCACGATGCCGAGGCGATCAGCGAGTCCTTCGCCGGACCGGACCGGTCGCAGCCGGTGCACCGCGCGACCGAGGCCTTGCGCCAGGTCGTCGACCTCGAGCACTGGGGTGCCTTCCAGTCCGGCTTCACCGAGGTCTTCGACCTCGTCATGTCGGTCGCCCGCGGCGAGCGCGGCACCGCGCCCGGCACGATCACCTTCCTCTCCGGCGACGTCCACCACTCCTACGTCGCCGAGGTGAGCGACCCGGCGAGCCACGGCGCGCGCAGCCGCATCGTGCAGGCGGTGTGCAGCCCGATCCGCAACCCCATGCCCCGCTCGCTGCGCGTGCTCATGTCGCAGATGGCCAAGGGGCTCGTCCGCCCGATGCGCTGGCTCGCGGCCCGGACCGACGGCGTGCCCGAGCTGCGCTACCCGTGGGAGCTCACCGAGGGACCGTGGTTCGACAACAACCTCGCGATGGCCCAGGTGCAGGACGGTCGGCTGACGATGCGCTGGGTCACCGGTGACGTCGTCGACGGCGACGACGCCCACCCGCGCCTGCGGGTGGTCTCCACCGTCGAGATCTGA
- a CDS encoding ABC transporter ATP-binding protein — protein sequence MGTQVAASTHDLRKVYGKGEAQVAALDGIDLDIGAGQFTAIMGPSGSGKSTLMHCLAGLDAVSGGRALIGDTDITRLKEKDLTRLRRDRIGFIFQAFNLVPTLTAEENILLPLAIAGRKADPQWFDLVIETVGLRNRLGHRPNELSGGQQQRVACARALVSKPEIIFADEPTGNLDSTSGAEVLGFLRRSVDDFDQTIVMVTHDPVAASHTDRVLFLADGRIVDELWEPERETVLERMVALSAGAH from the coding sequence ATGGGCACGCAGGTTGCCGCCAGCACGCACGACCTTCGCAAGGTCTACGGCAAGGGAGAGGCGCAGGTCGCTGCGCTCGACGGGATCGACCTCGACATCGGGGCTGGGCAGTTCACGGCGATCATGGGGCCCTCCGGCTCCGGCAAGTCGACGCTCATGCACTGCCTCGCGGGTCTCGACGCGGTGAGCGGCGGGCGTGCCCTCATCGGCGACACCGACATCACCCGGCTCAAGGAGAAGGACCTCACGCGGCTGCGCCGCGACCGGATCGGCTTCATCTTCCAGGCCTTCAACCTCGTGCCGACGCTGACCGCGGAGGAGAACATCCTCCTGCCGCTGGCCATCGCCGGCCGCAAGGCCGACCCGCAGTGGTTCGACCTCGTCATCGAGACGGTCGGCCTGCGCAACCGGCTCGGCCACCGGCCCAACGAGCTCTCCGGCGGTCAGCAGCAGCGCGTCGCGTGCGCCCGCGCCCTGGTGTCGAAGCCCGAGATCATCTTCGCCGACGAGCCGACCGGCAACCTCGACTCCACCTCGGGTGCCGAGGTGCTCGGCTTCCTGCGGCGCAGCGTCGACGACTTCGACCAGACGATCGTCATGGTGACGCACGACCCGGTCGCCGCGAGCCACACCGACCGGGTGCTCTTCCTCGCCGACGGTCGCATCGTCGACGAGCTGTGGGAGCCGGAGCGCGAGACCGTCCTCGAGCGCATGGTCGCGCTGAGCGCCGGGGCCCACTGA